Proteins found in one Panicum hallii strain FIL2 chromosome 4, PHallii_v3.1, whole genome shotgun sequence genomic segment:
- the LOC112890094 gene encoding protein CUP-SHAPED COTYLEDON 1-like, producing the protein MERFGVLGTRLGLDTGGGGELPPGFRFHPTDEELITYYLLRKAVDGSFCGRAIAEIDLNKCEPWELPDKAKMGEKEWYFYSLRDRKYPTGLRTNRATVAGYWKATGKDREIRSGRTGALVGMKKTLVFYRGRAPKGQKTHWVMHEYRLEGTYAYQYLQNSTRDEWVIARVFQKPGEVPPSRKQRLGLSSAGGESCFSDSTSASIGGGGGGASASSAPRPLLTDASSLFAAAADSGSYCGAASANGNNVVTGRELVPCFSTTTGPQDAPLGIGLPYNPAPLAFEPPPPPAFFPNLLSLQDNLQLPLVLSGGLSAGASTLGPLGGGGLHWPAGMEVKVEGRAAPRMAVGPGQLDGGFGWGF; encoded by the exons ATGGAGCGTTTCGGCGTGCTGGGCACGCGGCTGGGCCTGGAcaccggcggcgggggagaatTGCCGCCGGGGTTCCGGTTCCACCCGACGGACGAGGAGCTCATCACCTACTACCTCCTCCGCAAGGCCGTGGACGGCAGCTTCTGCGGCCGCGCCATCGCCGAGATCGACCTCAACAAGTGCGAGCCATGGGAGCTCCCGG ACAAGGCTAAGATGGGGGAGAAGGAGTGGTACTTCTACAGCCTCCGCGACCGCAAGTACCCGACGGGCCTGCGCACCAACCGCGCCACGGTGGCCGGCTACTGGAAGGCCACCGGCAAGGACCGCGAGATCCGCAGCGGCCGCACCGGCGCGCTGGTGGGCATGAAGAAGACGCTCGTCTTCTACCGCGGGCGAGCCCCCAAGGGCCAGAAGACGCACTGGGTCATGCACGAATACCGCCTCGAGGGCACCTACGCCTATCAGTACCTCCAAAACTCCACGAGG GACGAGTGGGTGATCGCGAGGGTGTTCCAGAAGCCCGGCGAGGTCCCGCCGTCCCGCAAGCAACGCCTCGGCCTCagcagcgccggcggcgagtCCTGCTTCTCCGACTCCACCTCCGCCtccatcggcggcggcggcggcggcgcgtccgCGTCGTCCGCGCCGCGCCCGCTCCTGACGGACGCCTCCTCGCTGTTCGCGGCGGCCGCCGACAGCGGTTCCTACTGCGGCGCTGCCAGCGCCAACGGCAACAACGTGGTCACCGGCCGTGAGCTCGTGCCCTGCTTCTCCACTACCACCGGCCCCCAGGATGCCCCCCTCGGCATCGGGCTGCCGTACAACCCGGCCCCGCTGGCCttcgagccgccgccgccgccggccttctTCCCGAACCTGCTCTCCCTGCAGGACAACCTCCAGCTGCCGCTGGTCCTCTCCGGCGGCCTGTCCGCGGGCGCCTCGACGCTGGGCCCGCTGGGCGGCGGGGGCCTCCACTGGCCCGCCGGCATGGAGGTGAAGGTCGAGGGCCGCGCGGCGCCGCGGATGGCCGTCGGCCCCGGCCAGCTCGACGGCGGCTTCGGCTGGGGCTTCTAG